One window of the Roseofilum capinflatum BLCC-M114 genome contains the following:
- a CDS encoding type II toxin-antitoxin system HicA family toxin, with translation MPRKIREYKAELIALGFVQRRGKGSHQNWKHPQLQLLITIAFRDGQDTPLYLEKLLKKAIQQLEAIEREETEE, from the coding sequence ATGCCGAGAAAAATTAGAGAGTATAAGGCTGAGTTAATTGCATTAGGATTTGTGCAACGCCGTGGTAAGGGTAGCCATCAAAACTGGAAACATCCACAACTACAGCTATTAATTACGATTGCTTTTAGAGATGGTCAAGATACACCCTTGTATTTAGAAAAATTGTTAAAGAAAGCGATTCAACAGTTAGAAGCCATAGAAAGGGAGGAAACAGAAGAATGA
- a CDS encoding type II toxin-antitoxin system HicB family antitoxin: MNYRYTLLIQWSEEDKLYLVTLPEFAELAMQPCSYGHSYEEAIANAQEAIAGYLEYCQEEGLTPPSPGSVAA; the protein is encoded by the coding sequence ATGAATTACCGGTATACTTTACTCATCCAATGGTCAGAAGAGGACAAACTTTATCTAGTGACTCTACCAGAGTTTGCTGAATTAGCCATGCAACCTTGTTCTTATGGACATAGCTATGAAGAAGCGATCGCCAATGCACAAGAAGCGATCGCGGGTTATCTTGAGTATTGCCAAGAAGAGGGTTTAACTCCTCCAAGTCCAGGTTCAGTTGCTGCTTAA
- a CDS encoding leucyl aminopeptidase, whose product MEFQPTDTPRLDWTGDALALGFFEDAVELSADLAQLDEKLDGALAEFIEDTEFKGKNGSTIFTRLGKKYPIRKLILVGLGKADKLNADTLRQGGASAAKLAQKERCQTLGVSLPLLNDDRPLTAQAIAEGIELGLHQDNRFKSEPEEKPPELQTVALLGLGGTEAALEKAKIICSGVILARELVAAPANEVTPITLAETAKAIASDYGLEVEVLGQKECEELGMGAFLGVAKASDLPPQFIHLTYKPQGTPRRKLAIVGKGLTFDSGGLNIKAGAGSSIEMMKTDMGGAGATLGAAKAIAQLKPDVEVHFISAATENMISGHAMHPGDILKASNGKTIEVNNTDAEGRLTLADALVFAEKLEVEAIVDLATLTGACVVALGNKIAGLWTADDTLAADFMSASELAGEQFWRMPLEESYFDSMKSVVADMKNTGARAGGSISAALFLKQFIKETPWMHLDIAAPVWTDKDDRYHSAGATGFPVRSLVNWVLS is encoded by the coding sequence ATGGAATTTCAACCTACAGATACGCCACGGTTAGATTGGACGGGGGATGCTCTTGCCCTGGGATTTTTTGAGGATGCGGTGGAACTGAGTGCAGATCTGGCGCAACTGGACGAGAAGCTCGACGGCGCTCTGGCTGAGTTCATTGAAGATACAGAATTTAAGGGTAAAAATGGTAGCACCATTTTTACTCGGTTAGGGAAAAAATACCCGATCCGTAAACTAATTTTGGTGGGGTTAGGGAAAGCGGACAAGCTGAATGCCGATACCCTGCGTCAGGGGGGAGCATCGGCGGCTAAGTTGGCCCAAAAGGAACGCTGCCAAACGTTGGGTGTGAGTTTACCTCTGTTGAATGACGATCGCCCCTTAACCGCTCAGGCGATCGCCGAGGGCATTGAGTTAGGGTTACATCAGGATAACCGCTTTAAGTCGGAACCGGAGGAGAAACCCCCAGAGTTGCAAACGGTGGCGCTGTTAGGCTTAGGTGGTACGGAAGCGGCTCTAGAGAAAGCCAAGATCATCTGTTCTGGGGTGATTTTAGCACGGGAATTGGTGGCCGCGCCCGCCAATGAGGTCACCCCGATTACCTTAGCAGAGACGGCAAAGGCGATCGCCTCAGACTATGGCTTAGAAGTGGAAGTTTTAGGGCAAAAAGAATGCGAAGAGCTGGGAATGGGCGCATTTTTGGGCGTGGCTAAAGCCTCCGATCTGCCCCCCCAATTTATCCATCTCACCTACAAACCCCAAGGCACACCGCGCCGCAAGTTGGCTATTGTCGGTAAGGGGTTAACCTTTGACTCTGGTGGCTTGAATATCAAAGCTGGAGCCGGGAGTAGCATCGAGATGATGAAAACCGACATGGGAGGAGCCGGAGCCACATTAGGCGCTGCCAAGGCGATCGCCCAACTCAAACCCGATGTCGAAGTTCATTTTATCTCCGCCGCCACCGAAAACATGATTAGCGGCCATGCCATGCATCCGGGGGATATCCTCAAAGCCTCCAATGGTAAAACCATTGAGGTCAACAATACGGATGCCGAAGGTCGTCTCACCTTAGCGGATGCTCTGGTATTTGCTGAAAAACTGGAAGTTGAGGCGATCGTTGATTTAGCCACCTTAACCGGCGCTTGTGTCGTCGCTTTGGGCAATAAAATTGCCGGGTTATGGACAGCCGATGACACCCTAGCCGCCGACTTTATGAGTGCCTCCGAACTGGCTGGAGAACAGTTTTGGCGGATGCCCTTAGAAGAGAGCTATTTTGACAGCATGAAATCTGTCGTTGCTGACATGAAAAACACCGGTGCAAGGGCAGGCGGTTCCATTTCTGCGGCTCTCTTTTTGAAGCAATTTATCAAGGAAACCCCTTGGATGCATTTAGATATTGCTGCTCCAGTTTGGACAGATAAAGACGACCGTTACCATAGCGCTGGAGCCACCGGTTTCCCCGTTCGCTCTTTGGTCAATTGGGTATTGAGTTAA
- a CDS encoding carotenoid oxygenase family protein — translation MSSPTQSYPAWSQAVDQPATEFPSTELEILEGAIPAGLRGTLYRNGPARLERGGVQVGHWFDGDGAILAVHFRDSGATGVYRYVQTEGYCAEGEADRFLYPNYGMTAPGPLWKRWGKSPKHSANTSVLALPDKLLALWEGDRPYRLDLETLETEGKDDLSQLQPGMAYSAHPKVDAQTGEIFNFGTMPGAKPKLCLYKSDRTGKIIQMGQHPLKSMSIVHDFVLAGPYLVFFIPPIELNLFPILLGTSSFADALQWKPDKATHILIFDRQTLSLVQEQEAPPWFQWHFSNGFMDEQGNLVIDFARYQDFQTNEFLREVPSGKTHTEALSQLWRSHLNPKTGQLLDHYPLIEQHSEFPMVSPLEVGQPTRYTYLSMHRPGTPLGEDLLNVIARWDNQTQTLEIGDPGIGSYPTEPLYVPDPETRDNGWILTVVYHSSSHSSEVWIYDAHHLSDSPLCRLGLPSVIPIGFHGTFRSV, via the coding sequence ATGTCCTCCCCAACTCAATCCTATCCGGCTTGGAGTCAAGCAGTTGATCAACCGGCCACTGAATTTCCTTCAACTGAGCTTGAGATCCTGGAAGGGGCGATCCCCGCAGGGCTACGGGGCACGCTGTATCGCAATGGCCCCGCACGCTTAGAACGGGGTGGGGTGCAGGTGGGTCATTGGTTTGATGGGGATGGGGCCATTCTGGCGGTTCACTTTAGGGACTCAGGAGCAACGGGGGTTTATCGCTATGTGCAAACGGAAGGCTATTGTGCAGAGGGTGAGGCGGATCGATTTTTGTATCCTAATTATGGCATGACTGCCCCTGGGCCGTTGTGGAAGCGGTGGGGAAAGTCCCCGAAACATTCGGCGAATACCTCGGTTTTGGCTTTACCGGATAAGCTGTTGGCTCTGTGGGAAGGCGATCGCCCCTATCGGTTAGACTTAGAGACATTAGAGACTGAGGGAAAAGATGACCTATCCCAGTTACAGCCAGGGATGGCCTATTCTGCACACCCGAAAGTGGATGCTCAAACTGGGGAGATTTTTAACTTTGGTACAATGCCGGGAGCCAAGCCAAAGTTGTGTTTATATAAGAGCGATCGCACCGGTAAAATCATCCAAATGGGCCAACATCCCCTCAAGAGTATGTCCATTGTCCATGATTTTGTTCTCGCAGGCCCCTATTTGGTCTTTTTCATTCCCCCCATTGAGTTGAATTTATTCCCGATTTTACTAGGAACAAGCAGTTTTGCCGATGCTCTACAATGGAAACCCGATAAAGCTACGCACATTCTCATTTTCGATCGCCAAACCCTCTCCCTAGTCCAGGAACAGGAAGCCCCTCCCTGGTTCCAGTGGCACTTTAGCAACGGGTTTATGGATGAACAGGGGAACCTAGTGATTGATTTTGCTCGCTATCAGGACTTCCAAACCAATGAATTTCTGCGGGAAGTGCCCAGTGGCAAAACTCATACCGAAGCTTTAAGTCAATTGTGGCGATCGCATCTTAACCCCAAAACCGGCCAACTGCTCGACCATTATCCCCTGATCGAGCAGCATAGCGAATTTCCCATGGTCTCCCCCCTCGAAGTTGGACAACCCACCCGCTATACCTATCTTTCCATGCATCGTCCAGGAACCCCATTAGGTGAAGATTTACTCAATGTCATAGCCCGTTGGGACAACCAAACCCAAACCCTAGAGATTGGCGATCCGGGTATTGGATCATACCCCACAGAACCCCTCTATGTCCCCGATCCAGAAACCAGGGATAACGGTTGGATCTTGACGGTGGTTTACCATTCCTCTAGCCATAGCAGCGAAGTCTGGATTTATGATGCTCACCACCTCAGTGATTCTCCCCTTTGTCGGTTAGGATTACCCAGCGTTATCCCCATCGGATTTCATGGTACTTTCCGCTCTGTTTGA